Proteins encoded by one window of Manihot esculenta cultivar AM560-2 chromosome 10, M.esculenta_v8, whole genome shotgun sequence:
- the LOC110624838 gene encoding heat shock 70 kDa protein, mitochondrial, protein MSTAALIRSLRRRDVALGPVYAYKCLSSNLKPSWSPSNLGYNWASLSRAFSAKPAGNDVIGIDLGTTNSCVAVMEGKNPKVIENSEGSRTTPSVVAFNQKGELLVGTPAKRQAVTNPTNTVFGTKRLIGRKFDDPQTQKEMKMVPYKIIRAPNGDAWVEANGQQYSPSQIGAFILTKMKETAESYLGKTVTKAVITVPAYFNDAQRQATKDAGRISGLDVQRIINEPTAAALSYGMNNKEGLIAVFDLGGGTFDVSILEISNGVFEVKATNGDTFLGGEDFDNALLEFLVSEFKRTEGIDLTKDRLALQRLREAAEKAKIELSSTAQTEINLPFITADASGAKHLNITLTRSKFESLVNHLIERTRDPCKNCLKDAGISTKEVDEVLLVGGMTRVPKVQEIVAEIFGKSPSKGVNPDEAVAMGAAIQGGILRGDVKELLLLDVTPLSLGIETLGGIFTRLINRNTTIPTKKSQVFSTAADNQTQVGIKVLQGEREMASDNKLLGEFELVGIPPAPRGLPQIEVTFDIDANGIVTVSAKDKSTGKEQQITIRSSGGLSEDEIEKMVKEAEQFAQKDQERKALIDIKNSADTTIYSIEKSLAEYRDKIPAEVAKEIEDAVADLRKAMAGDNIDEIKSKLDAANKAVSKIGEHMSKGSGGDGASGGSQGGDQTPEAEYEEVKK, encoded by the exons ATGTCCACCGCAGCTCTCATCCGCTCGTTACGACGTCGCGACGTCGCCTTAGGCCCTGTTTATGCTTACAAGTGT TTAAGTAGCAATTTGAAACCATCATGGTCCCCTTCTAACCTTGGTTATAATTGGGCAAGTTTGTCAAGAGCATTCAG TGCAAAGCCGGCTGGCAATGATGTTATTGGTATTGACTTGGGTACCACCAATTCATGTGTTGCTGTCATGGAGGGGAAG AATCCCAAAGTCATTGAAAATTCTGAAGGATCTAGGACCACCCCTTCAGTGGTTGCCTTCAACCAGAAGGGAGAGCTACTTGTGGGTACTCCAGCAAAGCGGCAGGCTGTGACCAATCCAACCAACACTGTTTTTGGAACTAAGCGTTTGATTGGTAGGAAATTTGATGATCCTCAGACCCAGAAAGAGATGAAAATGGTTCCATACAAGATAATAAGGGCACCAAATGGAGATGCATGGGTTGAGGCCAATGGGCAGCAGTATTCACCTAGCCAGATTGGTGCCTTCATTTTGACAAAGATGAAAGAAACTGCAGAGTCTTACCTTGGAAAAACAGTTACAAAAGCTGTTATAACTGTACCGGCATATTTCAATGATGCTCAAAGACAAGCAACAAAGGATGCTGGGAGAATTTCTGGCCTTGATGTGCAGAGAATCATTAATGAGCCTACGGCAGCTGCACTGTCCTATGGTATGAACAACAAGGAGGGTCTAATAGCAGTTTTTGACCTTGGTGGTGGGACATTTGATGTTTCAATTTTAGAGATCTCTAATGGTGTTTTTGAG GTGAAAGCCACAAATGGTGACACATTTTTGGGAGGAGAGGACTTTGACAATGCACTGCTGGAGTTCTTAGTGAGTGAATTCAAGAGAACTGAGGGAATTGATCTAACAAAAGACAGGCTGGCTCTGCAGAGGCTTCGTGAAGCAGCAGAAAAAGCTAAGATAGAGCTCTCATCAACAGCCCAGACTGAAATCAACTTGCCATTTATTACAGCTGATGCATCTGGTGCAAAACATCTAAACATTACTCTAACCAGATCCAAATTTGAAAGTTTAGTAAATCACTTAATTGAAAGGACTAGGGATCCATGCAAGAATTGTTTGAAAGATGCTGGCATATCCACCAAAGAGGTTGATGAGGTCCTCCTTGTTGGAGGAATGACCCGTGTGCCCAAGGTTCAGGAAATTGTAGCAGAGATCTTTGGAAAAAGCCCGAGCAAAGGAGTAAATCCTGATGAAGCAGTTGCTATGGGAGCTGCAATTCAGGGTGGTATTCTTCGTGGGGATGTCAAAGAGCTGCTCCTTCTGGATGTCACTCCTCTATCCCTTGGTATCGAGACTCTTGGTGGGATATTCACAAGGTTGATCAACAGGAACACAACAATTCCTACTAAGAAGAGTCAG GTGTTCTCTACAGCAGCTGATAACCAAACACAGGTGGGTATCAAGGTGCTCCAAGGTGAGCGTGAAATGGCATCTGACAACAAACTTCTGGGCGAGTTTGAACTCGTGGGTATTCCACCAGCACCAAGGGGTTTGCCTCAGATTGAGGTGACATTTGATATTGATGCCAATGGTATTGTCACTGTTTCTGCCAAGGACAAGTCCACTGGAAAAGAACAACAGATCACCATCCGATCATCTGGTGGTCTTTCAGAAGATGAGATTGAGAAGATGGTTAAGGAGGCTGAGCAATTTGCCCAGAAAGATCAGGAAAGAAAGGCTTTGATTGACATAAAAAATAGTGCAGACACAACTATCTACAGCATTGAGAAGAGTTTGGCGGAATATAGAGACAAGATTCCTGCTGAAGTTGCCAAGGAGATTGAGGATGCTGTTGCAGACTTGAGGAAGGCAATGGCGGGAGATAATATTGATGAGATCAAATCCAAACTCGATGCTGCTAACAAAGCTGTGTCAAAGATTGGAGAGCACATGTCCAAGGGCAGTGGTGGGGATGGTGCATCTGGTGGTTCCCAGGGTGGCGACCAGACTCCAGAAGCGGAGTATGAGGAGGTCAAAAAGTGA
- the LOC110624257 gene encoding zinc finger MYM-type protein 1-like, translating into MIDKYFTKLPKNSEPLNSKPKEKVAFVEKESLASDDDIIGDPGLRKPIDSYPFEIRDSLRRRYLAKGPCQPVGHEFPFTLIREKNRRFQVAWFKDYEWLEYSVSKDKAYCLYCYLFANNNRSGGNVFTEIGFNNWKDGRRAFVNHEGSPGSSHSGCRMKVEQYRNQRGNVNQLLARQTAAMEDYYRTRLSTVVSVARILLEEGLPFRGRDESAESLHKGNFLEHISWVCKREENVNKVMGKNAPGNNQLTSPTIQRDIIECCAMETRKIILNELGEKTFALLVDEARDCSVKEQMSLVLRFVNDKGMVLERFLGLVHVNETSAKVLKNVIDTFFAKHDLSLAKLRGQGYDGAANMSGEFNGLKTLILKENKNPHYIHCFAHQLQLVVVTASHESESVGDFFETLSMIVNTIGASCKRKDTLREIHNEEVLNQVEMGEISTGRGQNQEISLARPGDTRWGSHYTTIVRLFDMWNSVERVLLAINKLDFGNYKYPIKDSASKRSKYRICTQYD; encoded by the exons ATGATCGACAAATATTTTACCAAACTACCAAAAAATTCAGAACCTTTAAATTCAAAGCCAAAGGAGAAAGTTGCTTTTGTTGAGAAAGAAAGTCTTGCATCAGATGATGATATTATTGGTGATCCTGGACTGCGAAAACCAATTGATAGTTACCCATTTGAAATTAGAGATTCATTGAGGAGAAGATACTTAGCTAAAGGCCCTTGTCAACCAGTTGGGCATGAATTTCCATTCACTCTTATTCGCGAAAAGAATCGAAGGTTTCAAGTTGCTTGGTTCAAGGATTATGAATGGTTAGAGTATAGTGTATCTAAAGACAAAGCTTATTGTTTATATTGTTATTTGTTTGCAAATAACAATAGAAGTGGGGGAAATGTTTTTACTGAGATTGGTTTTAATAACTGGAAAGATGGAAGACGTGCATTTGTCAATCATGAAGGAAGTCCTGGTAGCTCACATAGTGGTTGTAGAATGAAGGTCGAGCAATATCGTAATCAAAGAGGGAATGTGAATCAGCTATTGGCAAGACAAACTGCTGCTATGGAAGATTATTATCGCACTCGATTGTCAACGGTTGTAAGTGTTGCTCGAATACTTTTAGAGGAAGGTTTGCCTTTTAGAGGACGTGATGAATCTGCAGAGTCACTCCACAAAGGTAATTTTCTAGAACATATTAGTTGGGTATGCAAGCGAGAAGAAAATGTAAATAAAGTGATGGGAAAGAATGCTCCAGGAAATAATCAATTGACTTCTCCTACAATTCAAAGGGATATTATTGAATGTTGTGCAATGGAAACGAGAAAGATCATATTGAATGAGCTAGGGGAGAAGACGTTTGCTCTTTTGGTTGATGAAGCCCGAGATTGTTCAGTAAAGGAGCAAATGTCTTTGGTGTTGAGATTTGTTAATGACAAAGGAATGGTTTTGGAACGTTTTCTTGGATTGGTTCATGTGAATGAGACTTCTGCAAAAGTTCTAAAAAATGTTATTGATACTTTTTTTGCCAAGCATGATTTATCACTTGCAAAACTCAGAGGGCAAGGTTACGATGGAGCTGCAAACATGAGCGGTGAATTTAATGGGTTAAAAACACTCATtctaaaagaaaacaaaaatccaCATTATATTCATTGTTTTGCCCACCAACTTCAGTTAGTTGTTGTGACTGCTTCACATGAATCAGAGAGTGTAGGTGATTTCTTTGAAACATTGTCAATGATAGTGAATACAATTGGAGCTTCGTGCAAAAGAAAGGATACTCTTCGAGAAATACACAATGAGGAAGTGTTGAATCAAGTGGAGATGGGTGAGATTTCAACTGGAAGAGGTCAGAATCAAGAAATAAGTTTAGCTCGGCCTGGTGATACACGTTGGGGTTCTCACTACACAACAATAGTTAGACTTTTTGACATGTGGAATTCAGTTGAAAGAGTGTTGTTGGCAATAAACAAACTAG ATTTTGGGAATTACAAATACCCTATCAAAGATTCTGCAAGCAAGAGATCAAAATATAGGATATGCACTCAATATGATTAA
- the LOC110625257 gene encoding uncharacterized protein LOC110625257, with amino-acid sequence MENFVHGRSRKRLKGGEPMTYLHHFRIDIFIKVIDVIAMEMDKHFTEANTELLRCVMCLDPSNSFANFDHVRLLQLAKLYSDDFSSTDIIELDHQLQNYICDMRSNEIFSNISNLGDLAKKMVEINYHTYFPLVYRLIELALILPVGTASVERTFSAMNVVKTDLRNRLGDDLLSDCLVCYFEKEIFRSIDDEVIMQSFQNLASRRNQLRPLKIRRPNPC; translated from the exons ATGGAGAATTTTGTTCATGGTCGATCTCGAAAAAGGCTTAAGGGTGGAGAACCAATGACATATCTTCATCATTTTCGGATCGATATCTTCATAAAG GTAATTGATGTTATTGCAATGGAAATGGATAAACACTTCACTGAGGCAAATACAGAGCTACTTAGATGTGTGATGTGTTTGGATCCTTCAAATTCTTTTGcaaattttgatcatgtccgCTTATTGCAACTAGCTAAGTTGTATTCAGATGATTTTAGTTCCACTGATATAATTGAGCTTGACCATCAACTTCAAAATTATATCTGTGATATGAGATCAAATGAGATATTCTCAAATATTTCCAATCTTGGAGATCTTGCAAAGAAGATGGTGGAGATAAATTACCACACTTATTTCCCTTTAGTCTACCGACTAATCGAGTTAGCTTTGATATTGCCGGTTGGAACAGCTAGTGTGGAAAGAACTTTTTCAGCGATGAATGTGGTGAAGACTGATTTACGCAACCGATTAGGAGATGACTTACTATCAGACTGTTTGGTGTGTTACTTTGAGAAAGAAATTTTTAGGAGTATCGATGATGAAGTGATTATGCAATCTTTTCAAAACTTGGCGTCTAGAAGAAACCAATTGCGACCACTAAAAATTCGTCGACCAAATCCTTGTTAG